The Vidua macroura isolate BioBank_ID:100142 unplaced genomic scaffold, ASM2450914v1 whyUn_scaffold_235, whole genome shotgun sequence genome includes a window with the following:
- the LOC128802980 gene encoding LOW QUALITY PROTEIN: methyl-CpG-binding domain protein 2-like (The sequence of the model RefSeq protein was modified relative to this genomic sequence to represent the inferred CDS: inserted 2 bases in 1 codon), with translation MVRRGRSAPLGGRSRAGPGSPRRLRAQPALLAPRARSAIAAGSRPRAQPGRQHRAAPVTTNGPSGPASPGRSGPVPPGRRMEKPGRMDCPALPPGWKKEEVIRKSGLSAGKSDVYYFSPSGKKFRSKPQLXRYLGNSVDLSSF, from the exons ATGGTGCGGCGCGGCCGCTCTGCCCCGCTCGGAGGCCGCTctcgggccgggccgggctcgcCCCGGCGGCTGCGCGCGCAGCCCGCGCTCCTGGCGCCGCGCGCCCGCTCCGCCATCGCCGCGGGGTCCCGGCCCCGGGCCCAACCGGGCCGGCAGCACCGAGCGGCTCCGGTAACAACCAACGGCCCAAGCGGGCCGGCAAGCCCGGGCCGCAGCGGCCCCGTCCCGCCGGGCCGGCGCATGGAGAAGCCCGGCAGGATGGACTGTCCCGCGCTGCCTCCCGgctggaagaaggaagaggtgATCCGCAAGTCGGGCCTGAGCGCCGGCAAGAGCGATGTCTATTACTTCAG CCCCAGCGGGAAGAAATTCCGCAGCAAGCCGCAGCT GCGCTACCTGGGCAATTCTGTCGACCTGAGCTCCTTCTGA